Sequence from the Temnothorax longispinosus isolate EJ_2023e chromosome 6, Tlon_JGU_v1, whole genome shotgun sequence genome:
AATGTCAGCTCGAATCTTGAATTTGCATGAAACAAGATTGTTTATGCAGTACAACAGTACTGCacaattttattgcataagcCCGATCTCTCAGATTGGTTCTATGGAATATTTCTTGAACGCATGGAGTCGATAATGCATTTAAGATTATACAAAGTCTCTAGAAAAGATCTgcggataaaaataaataatctacgtgactcattgtcagtgttttatgtctctttctctcgttacTGTCATTATGCGTATACACGTaagcaataatttataattgcgaATAACGCTTCTATACTCTGTTATATTGTGCGCTTAATGCGCTTTTAACGTAATTACTGGTCGTATTCTGTTATCGGACGGGATCCAGAGATTCCTATAATTAAAATCCGGCATGGAAACATTTCGATCGAAACGTCGCTTTACCTGCAGAGTGAATACGTTGTTGAAAGGCATACCCGATGAAAGCTCGTGTATCACATCGTCGAGCTGAATCCTGCTTTTATGAGTGGCTCTTATACGGAGTCAATTTACGCACACTAGTGTGTATGCACGATAATGATCGGCCGTTAAAACGACGCGCGGGGTATCTCAATATTCCGTGCATTCTCAACGGTTCCCCATCACACCGGAGAAGAGAAAATAGATTCCTCTGTCCAATTAGTCGGACACAAGTACTTATCTGAGACGGCCATTAAGCAAGCAATAATATGTCAAAGTTATGATATTGAAAATTGGAATTACTCGACTTGCGCGAAGGTTCCCACACTAGTGAATGTGAAGCGATGTGcgaaaatttgaattttattaataatgagctcaaaagaaacttttctttactttttccaTATTTACAGCGTCGAAACTTcgattctttaaaattaattctttaaaatactGTTAATCGATTGAAAGAGGAGAGGGGattcttttaaatatcgaaaaaaattgtgtcgagATGTTTGGGAACCTCTGCTTATCCGAAAGTGTCGCGCTAAAATGAGTACAGAGAGTCCGAGCACAAGTATCGTAatgttgttattaataatttcaagtcTTCCGTGTTCGACAAATATGGATGTGTGCATGCGGCTCGTTAAAAATACCGCTTCCAGCATTGCCCCAAATGCAAGCAGCCTGGAGGCACGTCACGATATCAAGTCATCGCGCTAACGTTGTTTTACACACGGTATATAACGTTAGTATAACGCCACCTCTCCTCCCCCATCAGCGATATCGCATCTTTCATCTCTCGCTTTTATTTATGATGTAAATCTCGCTGTTATTTACGAATAACCACACATACGCTCGATAATGCAAATCGATGATGACGTAAATGCGCAAAGGCATGGTTTCGTGCGGATGTCCCGGCATTGTTCGCGTCTACTCATTTTATTCAATACGCTTAAAACCGTTTgagtgaaaaaaaagattgcacCTAATGGATGAAAAAAAGGAACGGATATGTTACCTAAAACTGAAGCGGACGGTCGTCCACTTTGCAACCGAAATAGACGTAAGATCCGCGTCACGCATGCAGCGCCGGCCGATTAGCGACCGCCCAGCCTCATCGCCGACGTCATCTACATGCTCCTCATCCCATCAGCACCGTATGTGATCGATGTGCATTTAGCGCAGTCAGACACGACAGCGCCAGTGCGCGGCCTGCCGACCGATTGTCACTGTCACGACGACCACCATAGCTTGTCTTCCAGGTTCTCATCAGGGGACCTAAGCTCGGAACTCGACGATGAGCCCAACGCGGATCCTGGGATGGCCCCCGTGGGCCGACAGGATTCGTCTCAGTCGTATCAAGCGATGCCGGACCGACCTCTGCAATCCCAACCGGGTCCGATACCGCCGCCGTCCCAGCCGCCGATCCCGGGCGCGCCACCCCAGGGACCGCCGCAGCCCATCGGCGGCGATCTCAGTCTCAACCTGAGACCCGGCTCGCGGACCACCAGCGCACCATCCTCGCCGGCGAAGACAAGGGAGAGCTTGCTCCAGCGAGTGCAGAGCTTAACCGGCGCCGCTCGCGACCAGGCAAGTTGACTTCGTCCTCCTTATCTACATTTATCTGACATTTTCTGTCTGACAGAAATcggtttgaataaaaaataatagcttCATCACTTAACCACTATTGAAACTATGGATAAAAATATAGCTATTAATAATCCAGATTGAATAAGtagtatttcaaaatatttctctcaaTATCTCGCAATTAGTTGCGTTTTTTAAAGAGGAAAACTTGAAACTTTGAAATTTGACTTTCTcaaaagcatttttttcgtGTACTTCATAGcgaacttaattaaaattttccatttggCCAGTTACTATGTTGCAAGGCGAGAATGTTATAATGTGTGACAGTTAGAATGATGCAAGGCGAGAATGTCATAACGTGTGACAGTTAAAATGATGCGTAGGGTGCTTCTATTTTGGGAGCGGCGGTATCTGGCGCGACCAGAGGCTCGTCATACAGCAAAGACCGATGCTTCACTCTGCTGGTGATCGATGACCAAAACACCGATTGGAGCAAATACTTCCGAGGGCGCAGACTGCATGGCGATTATGAGATCCGCGTGGAGCAGGCGGAATTTCGAGAACTGTCCCTGACAGCAAGCGAGGCGGGCACCGTTGTGTCCATGGCTGTCTATCGTAACGGGACCAAAGTTATTCGGTAAGATGAAATTAGAGAATAAGAATGCGTTTCTGCATTCCAATTTGAGCAATTCTtggcattaaattaaaatgcattgctgttttatatctattcatcttagatttcaatattaaattaaatatatcaagaaataagttaaaatGGTAGTTTGGAAACTTACAAGGTTGATTTGCCACGTAATGCATAAAACAACTTTTAAATAGAATGACAAATAtaacaatgtaataaaacagtcaaaataaaaatttaattcgaaatATTAAAGCAATATTGAGCAACGgatattgttatttgttatCAGATCCTTCAAACCTGATTTCGTATTGATACGTCAAAATCTACGGGATGCTGGAGAAGATTACAAGAATCTTCTTCTTGGTTTGATGTACGGCGGTGTACCCAGCGTTAACAATCTCACAGCAATTTACAACTTTCAGGTAACGTATTGCGATAAAATTATctgctttataaattttttaataattatttgcaaaacaaatgtaaaacagaaaataaaatttgttaagaaTTTCGTAATCTCAATCATCTGCAAATAAGTAAGAATctcaaacaaatataatatatttgtttatatacatataatatatatcgaaacatgattttatttttacttatatcaaaaattttcaaaatttagtttgtatttaaaatacaaaaatcaaataggatgatgataaaaatttaaatatatattgtatatacattgaGATTCTTCACATGTAATACCCTCTATTGATTTTGTTATGCATGTCTTTCTTATCGACGATATAAGTGAACCGTTCGGTAATTGCTATCGTGTTCTATAAAATAGGATAAACCTTGGGTATTTGCTCACCTGCTGGGACTGCAGCGTCGTTTAGGTAAAGACAACTTCCCCTTGATCGAACAGAGTTATTACCCCAATCATCGCGAAATGGTGAGTAAAATCAATCGgcacatatttatttcaaagttcCATTTCCTCGTATTCCTTGAAAAAAACTAACAATTATACCGTCAGAACATACTATCAGGATGATATGAGGCATGTTATAATAGTGGATATGCTTATAAGAACAACtgttttcgtttatttttattctacatGTCACATAACACTTACAAAAGTACCACATTTAAAAGCTAAACTAAGTTCTAAGTAAAAAAGTTCGCCTCTTTCCGTTCGAAAGTGCACgtgcatataaatttttaataatttgtaccAAATTTCGATccaaataaaatgtttccGTTTAACGATAAACTATATTATCGCATGCAACAATGATAGAAGTGGAAACAATGAATGCCACACCAAAATCTTCTACATATATTCATAAGGCTATAGATTCGCATATTCAGTGTTCTCATTTGATAAAATAGTTTACggattatgaatattaatctACGTAAACAACAAATATATACGCAAATATATACGCTATAATCTAATTTAGATCTAAAAATGcgcataaaatattacgaagTAAAGTACGAGTGAAGTTGTACAACATCTAAGACTACATACAACGCGAAACGATAATAATTGGAATAATTTAACGATACACAATATacattaacaatatataatatatatacaacttgttaagagaaagagagacagaatgATCGTGAAAGTAGGTCACccatatatatttcagcgATGCATATTCACTCGTTTCAAACCTAAGCGATGCAAACTTACCccttgttaataataataataatcgaataatTAAGGGTCGGTTGCACTACAACGCCGGTCAGACCAATAATTAactaatactttttttctgtttGTGTTATAGCcacaatgttaaaaaagaactGCCGTTATAAATTACGGGATAAAATTAGCCAACGTTGTTGCTATCGAACCTAAATCACGAACAATTTAGACAACAgacaatttcatatttttaacttgcattattacaatattattccGATTCCTCGATATCGTTTCTGCCCGGCAtagaaatctataaaaaaaattagcacgAAAATTAAGGtcatcattaataatataattgcgtCCCTCACAAATGCTACAAGCTTAGGAGTCTACTTTTCAGCTTCAAAAATCTAACGCATTGTCATTTTTAGATAAATCCGATTTTATTCGAAAGCGCTACTAAAAGTCAGTTTACAAAACCGCAGAGTGTTAtcgcttttaataaaattatttttaaaaaacggGAAATTTTTTGCCTCACGCATCCATGTGTATACGGTAATCAATTATTGAACTATCCTGTTACTCAATTATTCCATGTAATATATAGTAGTGGTTCGGATCTCGTGCATTTTCACGTGCTGCAAATATGCAGTTTTCCATCAAACTACCGCAAAACCATTCAGTGGCTCGATCACGCGGCGTGCCCGTCATCAAATTATCCGGCGGGCACGCCGCGTCGTATTACACCCGATAAATTCTGTTGCTTTCCGTCGTACGAGGACACGATGCGGAGCATGATGCGAAAGTGCCAATTAAGGTTCCCGCGACCTTTGCTGCTCGCGTTTACGCTGGTATTCCTTGATACAATTCTTGTACGGAACCGAGGGAACCCAAGAGCAGCCGCTGGGCGACGCCATGCACACGCCGTATTTTTCTTGGCAATCCTGGGGGCCTGGTGTGCTTTCCCAGAGGCAATTCTTCCCGCCGCTGGACTCCAGCACGGCACCCTTGCGCCTCCAGTGTGTATACAGAATCTGCGATACAAAAACCAGGCCATTTTTTTCCGCGCCCTTTCTCGCGATCTCGTATTCTTAGCCGCGTAAACTCGCGTCACGAAAAAAGTCAGCCGTGATTGAACAAATGGGCGGATATCCGCGCGTGTGTGCAGACTCTTCGGTCGCGGATACGTATTTTTAGGACACtcgattttttgaaaagcaCTCTCGAACCGTATAACATTGGCAGAGATTTACACCATACGTGATTTATTGCCTTAAACCCTTCACGCAGTGAGTCAGCGTCGGTTTCACGGAATCAgtcgagaaaatatttgattttgcgTATGATTTAAGTCTTTCTTCAATTTATGAccagataaaatttgtatctcaatccaatttatttcttaaaaattcttcTGTCTCTAATTTCTAaccatataataaatttgagtGTAATCCAAAATAGCTATAATCAAACAATGTAATATATCACAAAAGAAGCAATATTGTCAAAGAATTACAGCAATCATCttcagtaataaaattttaaagcacTGCCGCCTAGTATTAGAACATTTTGTGAtctctaataattataatactaatttaatactaaatttaatactaatatgTTCTTCGATAGtaggaaattaataattgagagAATAAATTTGAAGTGACAACAGATAAGATAATCCAACACTTACGTCACACACGCAGCCTTGTTGATAGAGTTGTCTCAATCCCTTGCGTTGCCTAGTAGTCGTGTCGGCCCATCTTATCGAGAGGCCGCAGTACGATATGAACGCTTTCCCCGAGACGATTCTTCCGTTTAGAACGTACGTATCGCCGACGTTCAATGTCACTCCGCACATCGAGTCCGTGGACGGTGTCCGTAAAAGGTTCTGCATCAGAGCCACGTCGGCCTTTGGGTTCGACTGCGGGAGGAAGAAGCAGAGGCGTACGGTTAAGTCTAGATTGCATTTCGCGATGAACGCACGACGAACGTTTCTCCGCGTGCGTGATGACGTCTCTCACCGGCATATAATACGCACCTTGAACACCCTGTTTATCTTGACCTTGTAAGCGATCTCGTAGTCGCTCACGGGAAGAATCTTTTTCACCCTCACCACGACGACTACGAGAAAAGAACGTCATTAACTGTGGCCGACGACTTTTGCGAAGATCAGAAAGTGATTTTCGCTATTATTTAGCGCACAataatcgtataattttacaagaaaactGATACGTTAGCTGtcagtataattaaaaatacgtacaactcataattattacataaaattgaatattaacaTTCCTGTCactaaaagataataaaaatatattctttatttttttcgtactatataa
This genomic interval carries:
- the Timp gene encoding metalloproteinase inhibitor 4 isoform X2, with the translated sequence MGRLLVWTHFLLLTVLLAPVQKAAACSCAQAHPQTKFCESDFVVVVRVKKILPVSDYEIAYKVKINRVFKSNPKADVALMQNLLRTPSTDSMCGVTLNVGDTYVLNGRIVSGKAFISYCGLSIRWADTTTRQRKGLRQLYQQGCVCDILYTHWRRKGAVLESSGGKNCLWESTPGPQDCQEKYGVCMASPSGCSWVPSVPYKNCIKEYQRKREQQRSREP
- the Timp gene encoding tissue inhibitor of metalloproteinase isoform X1; the protein is MYFFNFLQMGRLLVWTHFLLLTVLLAPVQKAAACSCAQAHPQTKFCESDFVVVVRVKKILPVSDYEIAYKVKINRVFKSNPKADVALMQNLLRTPSTDSMCGVTLNVGDTYVLNGRIVSGKAFISYCGLSIRWADTTTRQRKGLRQLYQQGCVCDILYTHWRRKGAVLESSGGKNCLWESTPGPQDCQEKYGVCMASPSGCSWVPSVPYKNCIKEYQRKREQQRSREP